The Deinococcus aquaticus genomic interval GAGTGTGGGCGTGCTGGGGAGCGCCGTGAACGTCATCTACCCCCGCGAGAACGAGCGGCTGGCCGAACGGCTCACGCTGATCAGCGAGTACCCCCTAGGGACCGGTCCCGCGCAGCATCACTTCCCGACCCGCAACCGCCTGATCGCCGCCCTGAGCGCCGGGACGCTGGTCGTCGAGGGCGAACGCAAGAGCGGGTCGCTGATCACCGCCACGCACGCGCTGGAGTGCGGGCGCACCGTGTTCGCCGTGCCGGGCCGCGCCGGGGACCCGCGCGCCGCCGGGCCGCACGCCCTGATCCGCGACGGCGCAGTCCTGACCGAATCGGCCGCCGACATCCTGACCGAGTTCGGGTGGGGCAGCGTGCCGCAGCAACCGGCCCTGAACCTCCCACCCGAGCAGGCGCAGGTACTGGCCGCCATCAATGCGCCGGCCACCCTGGATGACCTTCAGGCCCGCGCGCGCCTGCCCCTGACAGACGTGCAGACCGCGCTAGTCATGCTGCAACTCGCCGGACTGGTCGAGGAAGTCGGGGGGCGCTGGAGCCGACGCTGACCTGATCAGGCGAGTTCCGTCTGTTTCGTTGGCAACCCGGAAGAACACCGAGTCGCCCACTTCACGCCCGGAACCCGCCTCTCTCCTGCTCGCTCCGCTCGGATTGAACGGTTTTTGCAAACCATTCAATCGGAGTCCGTATCAGCCGTGCTGCGGGCCAAAGTCCTTCTCCACCGTCACGCGCGGCAGGCCATTCAGGGTCACGCCTTCCTGCGTGGGGTCCAGCAGCTCCGGTAGGCGGGCACGCAGGCCCACGCTCAGGTGCCCGGCGTCCCCGCTCAGCGCGTCGCCGTGCGGGTTGAGGGTCAGGGTCCAGCCTCCGCCGGGCCACTCGACGCGGGTTTCGAGCGACTCGCCGCGCGTCAGGGCCGCGAGTTCCAGATCGTCGATGCGGGCGCGGACTCGGCCCGGTGTGAACCTCACCTTCATGGGTGACAGGATAGGCGCATGGACATCCTGATTCTGGGCGGCACGCAGTTCGTGGGCCGGCACATCGTTCTGGCGTTCCTGGCGGGCGGGCACCGCGTGAGCATCCTGACGCGCGGCCAGTCCCTGGACGAACTGCCAGCCGGGGTCGAGCGGCTGCGTGGCGACCGGGGCGAGGCAGGCGGTCTGGACACCCTGGCGGGCCGCAACTGGGACGCCTGCGTGGATGTCAGCGGGTACACGCCAGCGGCCGTGCAGGCGAGTGCGGCGGAGCTACGGGACCGGGTGGGCCGCTACGTGTTCGTCAGCACGGTCAGCGTGTACGCCGAGCCGGGGCGGCACCCGGTGCGGGAGGACGACCCGCTGCTGCCTCCGGCGCCGGCAGAACAGACCGAGGTGACGGGCGCGAGTTACGGCCCGCTGAAGGTCGCGTGCGAGCAGATCGTGCAGGAGGTGTTCGGGGACCGCGCGACGATCCTGCGCCCGCAGATCGTGGCAGGGCCGTTCGATCACACGGCCCGCTACCCGTACTGGCCAGACCGGGCTGCCGGTGGGGGAGGGGAGACCCTGCTGCCCGGCAGCGGCGAGGATCACGTGCAGGTGATCGACGCGCGTGACCTCGCCGCGTTCACGGTGCGCGTGGTCGAGCAGAGCGTGGGCGGCGTGTTCAACGTGGCCGGGCCGCGCCTGAGCTGGGCGGCCTTCGCGGGCGTGCTGGGCATCCGGCATCCGGTGTGGGTCCCGGCGGACGCGCTGGAAGGCCTGGGCCTGGGCTTCCGCGAGTTACCGCTGTTCATCCCGGAGAGTGGCGAGCAGGCAGGCCTGATGGACGTGAGCGCCGAGCGGGCCCTGGCGGCGGGCCTGACCCTGCGTGGCCCGGAAGTGACGGCGCGCGATACCCGGGCCTGGAGTGCCGGGGCTGACCTGACCTACGCCCTGACGCCCGAGCGCGAGGCACAGGCGCTGGCCGCGTGGAGAGAAGAGTAGGCCGGGTAGAGCAGTCGGAGCCCCGGCTTCTCTCCAGTGTGGCCCCGAGAGAAGCCGGGGCGGATGGTATGCTGACCCCCGCTTCAAGAGTGCCTTAAGGGAGGTGCGCCTTATCTCGCAGGAAATCTGGGCGGACGTGCTTGGGTACGTCCGCAAGAACATTTCAGAGGTGGAATACCACACCTGGTTCGCCCCCGTGAAAAACCTCGGCGTGCAGGAAGGCTCGCTGGTGCTGGGCGTCCGCAACTCGTTCGCGCAGGAGTGGTTCCGCAAGCATTACCTGGAACTGCTCGAGGATGCGCTACGCAGTCTGGGCGCGCAGAATCCGCAGGTGAGTTTCCAGGTGCTGCCGGCCGCGCAGGACGCGCTGCTGCTGCCCAGCGACCCGCCGCCGCCCCCACCAGCCCCGGCCGGGCGCGCCGCCCCGGCCCCCGCGCCCGTCGAGAACCGCAAGGTCCTGAACCCCAAGTACACCTTCGAGAACTTCGTGGTGGGGCCGAACAACAACCTCGCGCACGCGGCGGCGCTGGCCGTCGCGGAGTCGCCCGGCAAGGCGTACAACCCGCTGTTCATCTACGGGGACGTCGGGCTGGGCAAGACCCACCTGATGCACGCGGTCGGGCATTACATGACCGAACGTTTTCCGGGCAAACGCATCGAGTACGTCTCGACCGAGTCGTTCACGAACGATCTGATCAACGCGATCCGCGAGGACCGCATGACACAGTTCCGGAACCGTTATCGCAGCGTGGACCTGCTGCTAGTCGACGATATTCAGTTCCTGGCCGGCAAGGAGCGCACGCAGGAGGAGTTCTTCCACACCTTCAACGCGCTGTACGAGAATCACAAGCAGATCATCCTGAGTTCCGACCGGCCGCCGAAGGACATCCAGACGCTGGAAGGGCGGCTGCGCAGCCGCTTCGAGTGGGGTCTGATCACGGACATTCAGTCGCCGGAGTACGAGACGCGCGTGGCGATCCTGAAGATGAATGCCGAGCATAACCGCATCGACATTCCGCAGGAGGTTCTGGAACTGATCGCGCGGCAGGTCACGAGCAACATCCGTGAACTGGAGGGCGCGCTGATGCGGGTGGTGGCGTTTTCCAGCCTGAACAACGTGCCCTTCAGCCGGGCGGTGGCGGCCAAGGCGCTGAGCAACGTGTTCACGCCGCAGGAAGTCAAGGTCGAGATGATGGACGTGCTCAAGCAGGTGGCGGCGCATTACAACATGCCGCCGGACGTGATCCGTGGGTCCGGGCGGGTGCGTGAGGTGGTGCTGCCGCGTCAGGTGGCGCAGTACCTGATCCGTGAGTTGACGGACCATTCGCTGCCGGAGATCGGTCAGTTCTTCGGGCGGGATCACTCGACGGTGATGCACGCCATCAGCAAGGTGACGGAGCAGGTGGGCCGCGAACCCGAGATCACGGCGGCCGTCGAGACACTGCGGCGCCGGATGCAGGGTCTGGAAGACGACGAACATGATGCATAATGGTAGGGCTGTTTTTTTCTACCGGCAGAATAAGTTCCAAATTCCGTTCCAAAACCGTGTGCGCAGTTTCACAAGCTGTGGATAACCCTGTGGATAACCTGTGGATAACCCCGTTTTTTCTGTGGATAAAATTGTGGATAACTCGGTCTCCCCAGACCCCTGTGGATAACTGCCCATTTTGTCCACAGGTTATCCACAGGAAAGTGCCACTTATCCACAATTTTGTCCACAGGACGAACCAGCGCCAGGCGCGGACCCAGACCACTTTTCCACAGTTTCCACAGGCCCTATTACTACTACTACTATCTTTTTTTTAATATAAGAACAGATAAAAGATAGGGCCCAGACAGAGAGGCATGCCATGAACGTACACGTCACCAAAAAAATTCTCAGTGAGGGGCTCGGTCTCCTCGAACGCGTGGTCCCCAGTCGCAGCAGCAACCCCCTGCTCACGGCCCTGAAAGTCGAAGCCACCGAGGCCGGCCTGACCCTCAGCGGCACCAACCTCGAAATCGACCTGTCATGCTTCGTGCCGGCCGAGGTCCGGGACCCGCAGAACTTCGTGGTTCCTGCCCACCTGTTCGCGCAGATCGTCCGCAACCTGGGCGGCGAACTGGTCGAACTGGAACTCAGTGGGGCGGAACTCGCCGTCCGGGCCGGCGGCTCGGACTTCAAACTCCAGACCGGTGATCTCGACGCCTACCCGCCCCTGAGTTTCCCCGCGCAGGCCGACGTGAGCCTGGACGCCACCGAACTGGCCCGCGCCTTTTCCAGCGTCCGCTACGCCGCCAGCAACGAGGCCTTCCAGGCCGTGTTCCGCGGGATCAAACTCGAGCACCGGCCCGAGGGCGCGCGCGTGGTCGCCTCCGACGGCTACCGCGTGGCCATCCGGGACTTCCCGGCCAGTGGGGACGGGCGCAACCTGATCATCCCGGCCCGCAGCGTCGACGAACTGATCCGCGTGCTCAAGGACGGCGAGGCCCGCTTCACGTACGGTGACGGCCTGCTGAGCGTCACGACCGACCGCGTGCACATGAACCTGAAACTGCTCGACGGGGACTTCCCGGATTACGAGCGCGTGATTCCCAAGGACATCAAGTTGCAGGTCACGCTGCCCGCGACTGCCCTGAAGGAAGCCGTGAACCGCGTGGCCGTGCTGGCCGACAAGAACGCCAACAACCGCGTGGAATTCCTGGTGTCCGAGGGCAAGTTGCGTCTGGCGGCCGAGGGCGATTACGGCCGCGCGCAGGACACCCTGGACGTGGTGCAGGGCGGCACCGAGCCCGCCATGAGCCTCGCGTTCAACGCCCGGCATGTCCTTGACGCCCTGGGTCCCATCGAGGGGGAAGCGGAGCTCCTGTTCAGCGGCTCTACCAGCCCCGCTATCTTTCGCGCGGCGGGTGGGGGCGGGTACATGGCCGTCATGGTCACGCTGCGCGTCTGAGGGGCCTGTGGTGGCCCGCACGGACCTGTCCGGCGGGTCGCTGCGGTCAGGTATGACCGGCAGGCCGGGTGAAGATCGGCCGGCTGACGGGTGGACTTAGACCGGGTGTACCGTTCCATGACCTGAGCCGCTTATAGTGTCTGAAGTACACCTACTCGACCGGTGGTCCCGCCACACGGCAGCCCGGCGGCGGGAGGCAACCCCAACCTCGGAGGAATGAGCGATGAAGATTGAGAAAGTGATGGCCCGTGAAGTGCTGGACTCGCGCGGGAACCCCACCGTGGAAGCCGAAGTGCACCTCGACAGCGGTTTTTCTGGTCGCGCGATCGTCCCCTCGGGCGCCAGCACCGGCACCCACGAGGCCCTCGAACTGCGTGACGGCGGCAGCCGCTACCTCGGCAAGGGCGTCCTGAAGGCCGTCGCGAACGTGAACGAGGCGCTCGGGCCAGCTGTGGTCGGCATGGACGCCACCGAGCAGGCCGCCATCGACGCCGCCATGATGGCCGTCGACGGCACCCCCAACAAGGGCAGCATGGGCGGCAACGCCATCCTGGCCGTCAGCCTCGCCACGGCCCGCGCCGCCGCCGCCGAACTGGACATCCCGCTCTACCGCTACCTGGGTGGCAGCAACGCCAAGACCCTGCCGGTCCCGATGATGAACGTCATCAACGGCGGCGCGCACGCCGACAACTCCGTGGACTTCCAGGAGTTCATGGTCATGCCGGTCGGCGCGCCCACCTTCAGCGAGGCACTGCGCTACGGCGCCGAGACCTTCCACAGCCTCAAGAAGGTCCTGTCCGCCAAGGGCTACAACACCAACGTCGGCGACGAGGGCGGCTTCGCGCCGGACCTCAAGAGCAACGAGGAGGCGCTGGACGTGCTGCTCGAGGCGATCGAGAAGGCCGGCTACGAGCCCGGCAAGGACATCGCCATCGCCCTGGACCCGGCCGTGACCGAGCTGTTCAAGGATGGGAAGTACCACCTCGAGTCCGAGGGCCGCGTGCTGAGCACCGCCGAGATGGTGGACTTCTGGGCCGACTGGGCGCAGCGTTACCCGATCGTGAGCATCGAGGACGGCCTGGCCGAGGACGACTGGGACGGCTGGGCCGCCCTGACCGCCAAGATCGGTGACCGCGTGCAGCTGGTGGGTGACGACCTGTTCGTGACCAACCCCGAACGCCTGCAGCGTGGCATCGACACGAAGGTCGGCAACGCCATTCTGGTGAAGGTCAACCAGATCGGCAGCCTGACCGAGTCCATGGACGCCATCGAACTGGCCAAGCGTCACCACTACGGCACGATCATCAGCCACCGCAGCGGCGAGTCCGAGGACAGCTTCATCGCGGATCTGGCGGTCGCCACGAACGCCGGGCAGATCAAGACCGGCTCGGCCAGCCGTTCGGACCGTATCGCCAAGTACAACCAGCTGCTGCGCATCGAGCACGCGCTGGGCGACCGCGCCGTGTACCCGGGCCGTAAAGCCCTGCGTTAAGGGCGTTGCCGGGCGGTGGGGATCAGTCCTCGCCGCCCGGCCTTTCAGGTGATTGGAAAGGATTCCACATGAAACAGATTGACCGCGCCACCAAGATCGTGGCGACCGTCGGCCCCGCCAGCCGCAGCCCGGAAGTCCTGAGCCGCATGATCGACGCAGGCCTGAACGTCGTCCGCATGAACTTCAGCCACGGCGACCGCGAGGACCACCGCCAGACCCTCCAGATGGTCCGTGAGCTGGCCGCCAAGAAGGGCGTCACCATCGGCATCCTGCAGGACCTTCAGGGCCCCAAGATCCGCGTGGGCCGCTTCGCGGAGGGCAGCGTCACCCTGGCCCCCGGCGACAAGTTCACCATCACCATGGACGACGTCGAGGGCGACGCCACCCGCGTCGGCACGACGTACAAGGCCCTGATCCACGACGTGACGCCCGGCATGGC includes:
- the dprA gene encoding DNA-processing protein DprA, which translates into the protein MTSRPLFADLHAPSAPEELLALLTLRFTPGLGPRRTESLRMHFGSAHAALRTPRSSLRGVPGLDTRSLAAIGTPKAAEQAQAELKEAARLGVTLLGRGLDSYPPALDALEDAPAVLWVLGDVPDLPVVPRAIGIVGTRAASPHAVSLTRTVAADLARAGVVVVSGLARGIDTAAHGAAVEAGGVSVGVLGSAVNVIYPRENERLAERLTLISEYPLGTGPAQHHFPTRNRLIAALSAGTLVVEGERKSGSLITATHALECGRTVFAVPGRAGDPRAAGPHALIRDGAVLTESAADILTEFGWGSVPQQPALNLPPEQAQVLAAINAPATLDDLQARARLPLTDVQTALVMLQLAGLVEEVGGRWSRR
- a CDS encoding NAD-dependent epimerase/dehydratase family protein; this translates as MDILILGGTQFVGRHIVLAFLAGGHRVSILTRGQSLDELPAGVERLRGDRGEAGGLDTLAGRNWDACVDVSGYTPAAVQASAAELRDRVGRYVFVSTVSVYAEPGRHPVREDDPLLPPAPAEQTEVTGASYGPLKVACEQIVQEVFGDRATILRPQIVAGPFDHTARYPYWPDRAAGGGGETLLPGSGEDHVQVIDARDLAAFTVRVVEQSVGGVFNVAGPRLSWAAFAGVLGIRHPVWVPADALEGLGLGFRELPLFIPESGEQAGLMDVSAERALAAGLTLRGPEVTARDTRAWSAGADLTYALTPEREAQALAAWREE
- the dnaA gene encoding chromosomal replication initiator protein DnaA; the protein is MSQEIWADVLGYVRKNISEVEYHTWFAPVKNLGVQEGSLVLGVRNSFAQEWFRKHYLELLEDALRSLGAQNPQVSFQVLPAAQDALLLPSDPPPPPPAPAGRAAPAPAPVENRKVLNPKYTFENFVVGPNNNLAHAAALAVAESPGKAYNPLFIYGDVGLGKTHLMHAVGHYMTERFPGKRIEYVSTESFTNDLINAIREDRMTQFRNRYRSVDLLLVDDIQFLAGKERTQEEFFHTFNALYENHKQIILSSDRPPKDIQTLEGRLRSRFEWGLITDIQSPEYETRVAILKMNAEHNRIDIPQEVLELIARQVTSNIRELEGALMRVVAFSSLNNVPFSRAVAAKALSNVFTPQEVKVEMMDVLKQVAAHYNMPPDVIRGSGRVREVVLPRQVAQYLIRELTDHSLPEIGQFFGRDHSTVMHAISKVTEQVGREPEITAAVETLRRRMQGLEDDEHDA
- the dnaN gene encoding DNA polymerase III subunit beta, which produces MNVHVTKKILSEGLGLLERVVPSRSSNPLLTALKVEATEAGLTLSGTNLEIDLSCFVPAEVRDPQNFVVPAHLFAQIVRNLGGELVELELSGAELAVRAGGSDFKLQTGDLDAYPPLSFPAQADVSLDATELARAFSSVRYAASNEAFQAVFRGIKLEHRPEGARVVASDGYRVAIRDFPASGDGRNLIIPARSVDELIRVLKDGEARFTYGDGLLSVTTDRVHMNLKLLDGDFPDYERVIPKDIKLQVTLPATALKEAVNRVAVLADKNANNRVEFLVSEGKLRLAAEGDYGRAQDTLDVVQGGTEPAMSLAFNARHVLDALGPIEGEAELLFSGSTSPAIFRAAGGGGYMAVMVTLRV
- the eno gene encoding phosphopyruvate hydratase is translated as MKIEKVMAREVLDSRGNPTVEAEVHLDSGFSGRAIVPSGASTGTHEALELRDGGSRYLGKGVLKAVANVNEALGPAVVGMDATEQAAIDAAMMAVDGTPNKGSMGGNAILAVSLATARAAAAELDIPLYRYLGGSNAKTLPVPMMNVINGGAHADNSVDFQEFMVMPVGAPTFSEALRYGAETFHSLKKVLSAKGYNTNVGDEGGFAPDLKSNEEALDVLLEAIEKAGYEPGKDIAIALDPAVTELFKDGKYHLESEGRVLSTAEMVDFWADWAQRYPIVSIEDGLAEDDWDGWAALTAKIGDRVQLVGDDLFVTNPERLQRGIDTKVGNAILVKVNQIGSLTESMDAIELAKRHHYGTIISHRSGESEDSFIADLAVATNAGQIKTGSASRSDRIAKYNQLLRIEHALGDRAVYPGRKALR